A stretch of the Musa acuminata AAA Group cultivar baxijiao chromosome BXJ2-7, Cavendish_Baxijiao_AAA, whole genome shotgun sequence genome encodes the following:
- the LOC135617413 gene encoding flowering time control protein FCA-like isoform X1, with amino-acid sequence MDRHRSDRFDDRSGDRFGDGAGRRMPSRWSSDSPTERHPRYPRGGAGGGGDGGRYHPYRGSQDLPAPPGGGFRGGDPGGFSPPVSVGGPRRGFSGRSGSPDRTGGNKFAKLFIGAVPRTATEEDIRPLFEVHGDVIEVAFIKDRKTGEQQGCCFVKYATSDEADRAIRALHNQYTLPGGSGPIQVRYADGDRNHHGAAEDKLFVASLNKLANAKEIEEIFSPYGRVEDVYLMRDSSGQSRGCGFVKFSTREMASAALNALNGIYVMSGCDQPLVVRFADPKRPRPGDQRSGPAFGGPGFSPRSEAALVIRPTANLDEPRNGRKSSDAWHPMNPESFGSSSHSNGTTSTLPVPPSSQQGFNPSMASLSSFVGQQVSQLEKPLMPPQNFPPHLKLNTQQPPVSHPHALNLQSPLQHFGQLQLPQSGGQNIPSQQLPGLGGQASLQPLAQQSASSMALQAPLSLQQQAMPAANLPQFATSNVTQQLLQQPIQQFPAQLPQMLLQQQAQALQSSFQSSQQAILQLQQQLQQMQQQQHVSESTKLQSAWTGPQSSSIPPTTSSSTPASVVPTTTATLPNSVNTSPAVPMTCNWTEHTSPDGFKYYYNSATQESKWEKPEEFTLFEQQQQHQKLLLLQQQQQKLSFQQLPSPSDTQSHTQIQPTQQVLSTQQMQPQLMRQQSQMQPLQPLQLYQASGGTLQQNVQDLSYAQLKAAGSVIDPAKVQQGISAAQEWALKNKPAGS; translated from the exons ATGGACAGGCACCGCAGCGACCGCTTCGACGACCGCTCCGGAGATCGGTTCGGCGATGGCGCTGGGCGGCGGATGCCCTCCCGATGGTCCTCCGACAGCCCCACGGAGCGGCATCCCCGTTATCCCAGGGGTGGCGCCGGAGGCGGAGGCGATGGCGGCCGCTACCATCCCTACCGCGGTTCTCAGGACCTTCCCGCCCCTCCGGGCGGTGGCTTCCGAGGCGGTGATCCCGGTGGCTTCAGCCCTCCGGTGTCCGTGGGCGGCCCTAGGCGCGGGTTCTCCGGTCGAAGTGGCTCTCCAG ATCGTACTGGTGGGAATAAATTTGCCAAACTTTTTATTGGAGCAGTCCCAAGGACAGCAACTGAAGAAGAT ATACGCCCATTGTTTGAGGTGCATGGAGATGTCATTGAAGTGGCTTTCATAAAGGATAGGAAAACTGGCGAGCAACAAG GTTGTTGTTTCGTCAAGTATGCAACTTCTGACGAGGCTGACAGAGCCATCAGGGCTTTGCACAATCAGTATACGTTGCCTGGG GGCTCGGGACCTATTCAAGTAAGATATGCTGATGGAGATCGGAATCACCATG GTGCTGCTGAAGACAAACTGTTTGTCGCATCACTTAACAAGCTAGCCAATGCAAAGGAGATTGAGGAA ATATTTTCTCCATATGGGCGAGTGGAAGATGTCTACTTAATGAGAGATTCATCAGGGCAAAGTCGTG GATGTGGCTTTGTAAAATTCTCAACTAGAGAGATGGCATCAGCAGCTTTGAATGCTCTTAATGGAATTTATGTGATGAGT GGATGTGATCAACCGTTAGTTGTTCGATTTGCTGATCCTAAGCGGCCAAGGCCAGGAGACCAGAG GAGTGGACCAGCATTTGGTGGTCCTGGTTTCAGTCCTCGATCTGAAGCAGCATTAGTCATCAG GCCAACAGCTAACCTGGATGAGCCAAGGAATGGGCGTAAATCATCTGATGCTTGGCATCCAATGAATCCCGAGTCATTCGGATCGTCTTCCCACTCTAATGGAACAACCTCAACGCTTCCAGTGCCACCTTCATCGCAACAG GGATTCAATCCTTCGATGGCATCACTCTCTTCCTTTGTTGGTCAGCAAGTATCACAGTTGGAGAAGCCACTGATGCCCCCTCAAAACTTCCCTCCACATTTAAAACTGAATACCCAACAGCCTCCAGTTTCCCACCCCCATGCTCTAAATTTGCAATCACCTCTGCAACATTTTGGCCAGCTTCAACTTCCTCAATCTGGAGGTCAAAACATACCATCCCAACAGTTACCTGGACTGGGTGGACAAGCATCCTTGCAGCCTTTAGCCCAGCAAAGTGCCTCTTCCATGGCATTGCAGGCTCCTTTAAGCCTGCAACAACAAGCTATGCCTGCCGCCAATCTTCCACAGTTTGCCACATCTAATGTCACACAGCAGCTTCTTCAGCAGCCTATCCAACAGTTTCCAGCACAACTACCCCAGATGCTGCTTCAGCAGCAAGCCCAAGCTTTACAATCTAGCTTTCAATCATCCCAACAGGCAATTCTCCAACTGCAACAGCAGCTGCAACAAATGCAACAACAGCAGCATGTTTCTGAGTCTACTAAACTGCAG TCTGCATGGACTGGACCACAGTCGTCATCCATTCCTCCTACAACATCTTCCAGCACACCTGCTTCAGTTGTGCCGACAACCACTGCAACTCTTCCAAATTCAGTAAATACGTCTCCTGCAGTTCCGATGACCTGCAACTGGACAGAGCATACCTCTCCTGATGGATTTAAGTACTACTATAACAGTGCTACTCAAGAGAGTAAG TGGGAGAAGCCTGAAGAATTTACACTATttgagcagcagcaacaacatcaGAAATTGCTCTTattgcagcagcaacaacaaaaaCTTTCTTTCCAACAGCTTCCATCACCATCTGATACTCAATCACACACACAGATTCAACCAACCCAGCAAGTTCTGTCGACACAGCAAATGCAACCTCAACTGATGAGGCAACAATCACAAATGCAACCTCTTCAACCTTTACAACTG TATCAAGCTTCTGGTGGAACCCTACAACAAAATGTGCAA GATCTGAGTTATGCACAACTAAAGGCTGCTGGTTCTGTTATTGATCCTGCTAAAGTGCAACAG GGGATTTCAGCAGCACAAGAGTGGGCTCTGAAGAACAAACCTGCAG GTTCTTGA
- the LOC135617413 gene encoding flowering time control protein FCA-like isoform X4: MDRHRSDRFDDRSGDRFGDGAGRRMPSRWSSDSPTERHPRYPRGGAGGGGDGGRYHPYRGSQDLPAPPGGGFRGGDPGGFSPPVSVGGPRRGFSGRSGSPDRTGGNKFAKLFIGAVPRTATEEDIRPLFEVHGDVIEVAFIKDRKTGEQQGCCFVKYATSDEADRAIRALHNQYTLPGGSGPIQVRYADGDRNHHGAAEDKLFVASLNKLANAKEIEEIFSPYGRVEDVYLMRDSSGQSRGCGFVKFSTREMASAALNALNGIYVMSGCDQPLVVRFADPKRPRPGDQRSGPAFGGPGFSPRSEAALVIRPTANLDEPRNGRKSSDAWHPMNPESFGSSSHSNGTTSTLPVPPSSQQGFNPSMASLSSFVGQQVSQLEKPLMPPQNFPPHLKLNTQQPPVSHPHALNLQSPLQHFGQLQLPQSGGQNIPSQQLPGLGGQASLQPLAQQSASSMALQAPLSLQQQAMPAANLPQFATSNVTQQLLQQPIQQFPAQLPQMLLQQQAQALQSSFQSSQQAILQLQQQLQQMQQQQHVSESTKLQSAWTGPQSSSIPPTTSSSTPASVVPTTTATLPNSVNTSPAVPMTCNWTEHTSPDGFKYYYNSATQESKWEKPEEFTLFEQQQQHQKLLLLQQQQQKLSFQQLPSPSDTQSHTQIQPTQQVLSTQQMQPQLMRQQSQMQPLQPLQLDLSYAQLKAAGSVIDPAKVQQQHKSGL, from the exons ATGGACAGGCACCGCAGCGACCGCTTCGACGACCGCTCCGGAGATCGGTTCGGCGATGGCGCTGGGCGGCGGATGCCCTCCCGATGGTCCTCCGACAGCCCCACGGAGCGGCATCCCCGTTATCCCAGGGGTGGCGCCGGAGGCGGAGGCGATGGCGGCCGCTACCATCCCTACCGCGGTTCTCAGGACCTTCCCGCCCCTCCGGGCGGTGGCTTCCGAGGCGGTGATCCCGGTGGCTTCAGCCCTCCGGTGTCCGTGGGCGGCCCTAGGCGCGGGTTCTCCGGTCGAAGTGGCTCTCCAG ATCGTACTGGTGGGAATAAATTTGCCAAACTTTTTATTGGAGCAGTCCCAAGGACAGCAACTGAAGAAGAT ATACGCCCATTGTTTGAGGTGCATGGAGATGTCATTGAAGTGGCTTTCATAAAGGATAGGAAAACTGGCGAGCAACAAG GTTGTTGTTTCGTCAAGTATGCAACTTCTGACGAGGCTGACAGAGCCATCAGGGCTTTGCACAATCAGTATACGTTGCCTGGG GGCTCGGGACCTATTCAAGTAAGATATGCTGATGGAGATCGGAATCACCATG GTGCTGCTGAAGACAAACTGTTTGTCGCATCACTTAACAAGCTAGCCAATGCAAAGGAGATTGAGGAA ATATTTTCTCCATATGGGCGAGTGGAAGATGTCTACTTAATGAGAGATTCATCAGGGCAAAGTCGTG GATGTGGCTTTGTAAAATTCTCAACTAGAGAGATGGCATCAGCAGCTTTGAATGCTCTTAATGGAATTTATGTGATGAGT GGATGTGATCAACCGTTAGTTGTTCGATTTGCTGATCCTAAGCGGCCAAGGCCAGGAGACCAGAG GAGTGGACCAGCATTTGGTGGTCCTGGTTTCAGTCCTCGATCTGAAGCAGCATTAGTCATCAG GCCAACAGCTAACCTGGATGAGCCAAGGAATGGGCGTAAATCATCTGATGCTTGGCATCCAATGAATCCCGAGTCATTCGGATCGTCTTCCCACTCTAATGGAACAACCTCAACGCTTCCAGTGCCACCTTCATCGCAACAG GGATTCAATCCTTCGATGGCATCACTCTCTTCCTTTGTTGGTCAGCAAGTATCACAGTTGGAGAAGCCACTGATGCCCCCTCAAAACTTCCCTCCACATTTAAAACTGAATACCCAACAGCCTCCAGTTTCCCACCCCCATGCTCTAAATTTGCAATCACCTCTGCAACATTTTGGCCAGCTTCAACTTCCTCAATCTGGAGGTCAAAACATACCATCCCAACAGTTACCTGGACTGGGTGGACAAGCATCCTTGCAGCCTTTAGCCCAGCAAAGTGCCTCTTCCATGGCATTGCAGGCTCCTTTAAGCCTGCAACAACAAGCTATGCCTGCCGCCAATCTTCCACAGTTTGCCACATCTAATGTCACACAGCAGCTTCTTCAGCAGCCTATCCAACAGTTTCCAGCACAACTACCCCAGATGCTGCTTCAGCAGCAAGCCCAAGCTTTACAATCTAGCTTTCAATCATCCCAACAGGCAATTCTCCAACTGCAACAGCAGCTGCAACAAATGCAACAACAGCAGCATGTTTCTGAGTCTACTAAACTGCAG TCTGCATGGACTGGACCACAGTCGTCATCCATTCCTCCTACAACATCTTCCAGCACACCTGCTTCAGTTGTGCCGACAACCACTGCAACTCTTCCAAATTCAGTAAATACGTCTCCTGCAGTTCCGATGACCTGCAACTGGACAGAGCATACCTCTCCTGATGGATTTAAGTACTACTATAACAGTGCTACTCAAGAGAGTAAG TGGGAGAAGCCTGAAGAATTTACACTATttgagcagcagcaacaacatcaGAAATTGCTCTTattgcagcagcaacaacaaaaaCTTTCTTTCCAACAGCTTCCATCACCATCTGATACTCAATCACACACACAGATTCAACCAACCCAGCAAGTTCTGTCGACACAGCAAATGCAACCTCAACTGATGAGGCAACAATCACAAATGCAACCTCTTCAACCTTTACAACTG GATCTGAGTTATGCACAACTAAAGGCTGCTGGTTCTGTTATTGATCCTGCTAAAGTGCAACAG CAGCACAAGAGTGGGCTCTGA
- the LOC135617413 gene encoding flowering time control protein FCA-like isoform X2: MDRHRSDRFDDRSGDRFGDGAGRRMPSRWSSDSPTERHPRYPRGGAGGGGDGGRYHPYRGSQDLPAPPGGGFRGGDPGGFSPPVSVGGPRRGFSGRSGSPDRTGGNKFAKLFIGAVPRTATEEDIRPLFEVHGDVIEVAFIKDRKTGEQQGCCFVKYATSDEADRAIRALHNQYTLPGGSGPIQVRYADGDRNHHGAAEDKLFVASLNKLANAKEIEEIFSPYGRVEDVYLMRDSSGQSRGCGFVKFSTREMASAALNALNGIYVMSGCDQPLVVRFADPKRPRPGDQRSGPAFGGPGFSPRSEAALVIRPTANLDEPRNGRKSSDAWHPMNPESFGSSSHSNGTTSTLPVPPSSQQGFNPSMASLSSFVGQQVSQLEKPLMPPQNFPPHLKLNTQQPPVSHPHALNLQSPLQHFGQLQLPQSGGQNIPSQQLPGLGGQASLQPLAQQSASSMALQAPLSLQQQAMPAANLPQFATSNVTQQLLQQPIQQFPAQLPQMLLQQQAQALQSSFQSSQQAILQLQQQLQQMQQQQHVSESTKLQSAWTGPQSSSIPPTTSSSTPASVVPTTTATLPNSVNTSPAVPMTCNWTEHTSPDGFKYYYNSATQESKWEKPEEFTLFEQQQQHQKLLLLQQQQQKLSFQQLPSPSDTQSHTQIQPTQQVLSTQQMQPQLMRQQSQMQPLQPLQLYQASGGTLQQNVQDLSYAQLKAAGSVIDPAKVQQQHKSGL, encoded by the exons ATGGACAGGCACCGCAGCGACCGCTTCGACGACCGCTCCGGAGATCGGTTCGGCGATGGCGCTGGGCGGCGGATGCCCTCCCGATGGTCCTCCGACAGCCCCACGGAGCGGCATCCCCGTTATCCCAGGGGTGGCGCCGGAGGCGGAGGCGATGGCGGCCGCTACCATCCCTACCGCGGTTCTCAGGACCTTCCCGCCCCTCCGGGCGGTGGCTTCCGAGGCGGTGATCCCGGTGGCTTCAGCCCTCCGGTGTCCGTGGGCGGCCCTAGGCGCGGGTTCTCCGGTCGAAGTGGCTCTCCAG ATCGTACTGGTGGGAATAAATTTGCCAAACTTTTTATTGGAGCAGTCCCAAGGACAGCAACTGAAGAAGAT ATACGCCCATTGTTTGAGGTGCATGGAGATGTCATTGAAGTGGCTTTCATAAAGGATAGGAAAACTGGCGAGCAACAAG GTTGTTGTTTCGTCAAGTATGCAACTTCTGACGAGGCTGACAGAGCCATCAGGGCTTTGCACAATCAGTATACGTTGCCTGGG GGCTCGGGACCTATTCAAGTAAGATATGCTGATGGAGATCGGAATCACCATG GTGCTGCTGAAGACAAACTGTTTGTCGCATCACTTAACAAGCTAGCCAATGCAAAGGAGATTGAGGAA ATATTTTCTCCATATGGGCGAGTGGAAGATGTCTACTTAATGAGAGATTCATCAGGGCAAAGTCGTG GATGTGGCTTTGTAAAATTCTCAACTAGAGAGATGGCATCAGCAGCTTTGAATGCTCTTAATGGAATTTATGTGATGAGT GGATGTGATCAACCGTTAGTTGTTCGATTTGCTGATCCTAAGCGGCCAAGGCCAGGAGACCAGAG GAGTGGACCAGCATTTGGTGGTCCTGGTTTCAGTCCTCGATCTGAAGCAGCATTAGTCATCAG GCCAACAGCTAACCTGGATGAGCCAAGGAATGGGCGTAAATCATCTGATGCTTGGCATCCAATGAATCCCGAGTCATTCGGATCGTCTTCCCACTCTAATGGAACAACCTCAACGCTTCCAGTGCCACCTTCATCGCAACAG GGATTCAATCCTTCGATGGCATCACTCTCTTCCTTTGTTGGTCAGCAAGTATCACAGTTGGAGAAGCCACTGATGCCCCCTCAAAACTTCCCTCCACATTTAAAACTGAATACCCAACAGCCTCCAGTTTCCCACCCCCATGCTCTAAATTTGCAATCACCTCTGCAACATTTTGGCCAGCTTCAACTTCCTCAATCTGGAGGTCAAAACATACCATCCCAACAGTTACCTGGACTGGGTGGACAAGCATCCTTGCAGCCTTTAGCCCAGCAAAGTGCCTCTTCCATGGCATTGCAGGCTCCTTTAAGCCTGCAACAACAAGCTATGCCTGCCGCCAATCTTCCACAGTTTGCCACATCTAATGTCACACAGCAGCTTCTTCAGCAGCCTATCCAACAGTTTCCAGCACAACTACCCCAGATGCTGCTTCAGCAGCAAGCCCAAGCTTTACAATCTAGCTTTCAATCATCCCAACAGGCAATTCTCCAACTGCAACAGCAGCTGCAACAAATGCAACAACAGCAGCATGTTTCTGAGTCTACTAAACTGCAG TCTGCATGGACTGGACCACAGTCGTCATCCATTCCTCCTACAACATCTTCCAGCACACCTGCTTCAGTTGTGCCGACAACCACTGCAACTCTTCCAAATTCAGTAAATACGTCTCCTGCAGTTCCGATGACCTGCAACTGGACAGAGCATACCTCTCCTGATGGATTTAAGTACTACTATAACAGTGCTACTCAAGAGAGTAAG TGGGAGAAGCCTGAAGAATTTACACTATttgagcagcagcaacaacatcaGAAATTGCTCTTattgcagcagcaacaacaaaaaCTTTCTTTCCAACAGCTTCCATCACCATCTGATACTCAATCACACACACAGATTCAACCAACCCAGCAAGTTCTGTCGACACAGCAAATGCAACCTCAACTGATGAGGCAACAATCACAAATGCAACCTCTTCAACCTTTACAACTG TATCAAGCTTCTGGTGGAACCCTACAACAAAATGTGCAA GATCTGAGTTATGCACAACTAAAGGCTGCTGGTTCTGTTATTGATCCTGCTAAAGTGCAACAG CAGCACAAGAGTGGGCTCTGA
- the LOC135617413 gene encoding flowering time control protein FCA-like isoform X3, whose translation MDRHRSDRFDDRSGDRFGDGAGRRMPSRWSSDSPTERHPRYPRGGAGGGGDGGRYHPYRGSQDLPAPPGGGFRGGDPGGFSPPVSVGGPRRGFSGRSGSPDRTGGNKFAKLFIGAVPRTATEEDIRPLFEVHGDVIEVAFIKDRKTGEQQGCCFVKYATSDEADRAIRALHNQYTLPGGSGPIQVRYADGDRNHHGAAEDKLFVASLNKLANAKEIEEIFSPYGRVEDVYLMRDSSGQSRGCGFVKFSTREMASAALNALNGIYVMSGCDQPLVVRFADPKRPRPGDQRSGPAFGGPGFSPRSEAALVIRPTANLDEPRNGRKSSDAWHPMNPESFGSSSHSNGTTSTLPVPPSSQQGFNPSMASLSSFVGQQVSQLEKPLMPPQNFPPHLKLNTQQPPVSHPHALNLQSPLQHFGQLQLPQSGGQNIPSQQLPGLGGQASLQPLAQQSASSMALQAPLSLQQQAMPAANLPQFATSNVTQQLLQQPIQQFPAQLPQMLLQQQAQALQSSFQSSQQAILQLQQQLQQMQQQQHVSESTKLQSAWTGPQSSSIPPTTSSSTPASVVPTTTATLPNSVNTSPAVPMTCNWTEHTSPDGFKYYYNSATQESKWEKPEEFTLFEQQQQHQKLLLLQQQQQKLSFQQLPSPSDTQSHTQIQPTQQVLSTQQMQPQLMRQQSQMQPLQPLQLDLSYAQLKAAGSVIDPAKVQQGISAAQEWALKNKPAGS comes from the exons ATGGACAGGCACCGCAGCGACCGCTTCGACGACCGCTCCGGAGATCGGTTCGGCGATGGCGCTGGGCGGCGGATGCCCTCCCGATGGTCCTCCGACAGCCCCACGGAGCGGCATCCCCGTTATCCCAGGGGTGGCGCCGGAGGCGGAGGCGATGGCGGCCGCTACCATCCCTACCGCGGTTCTCAGGACCTTCCCGCCCCTCCGGGCGGTGGCTTCCGAGGCGGTGATCCCGGTGGCTTCAGCCCTCCGGTGTCCGTGGGCGGCCCTAGGCGCGGGTTCTCCGGTCGAAGTGGCTCTCCAG ATCGTACTGGTGGGAATAAATTTGCCAAACTTTTTATTGGAGCAGTCCCAAGGACAGCAACTGAAGAAGAT ATACGCCCATTGTTTGAGGTGCATGGAGATGTCATTGAAGTGGCTTTCATAAAGGATAGGAAAACTGGCGAGCAACAAG GTTGTTGTTTCGTCAAGTATGCAACTTCTGACGAGGCTGACAGAGCCATCAGGGCTTTGCACAATCAGTATACGTTGCCTGGG GGCTCGGGACCTATTCAAGTAAGATATGCTGATGGAGATCGGAATCACCATG GTGCTGCTGAAGACAAACTGTTTGTCGCATCACTTAACAAGCTAGCCAATGCAAAGGAGATTGAGGAA ATATTTTCTCCATATGGGCGAGTGGAAGATGTCTACTTAATGAGAGATTCATCAGGGCAAAGTCGTG GATGTGGCTTTGTAAAATTCTCAACTAGAGAGATGGCATCAGCAGCTTTGAATGCTCTTAATGGAATTTATGTGATGAGT GGATGTGATCAACCGTTAGTTGTTCGATTTGCTGATCCTAAGCGGCCAAGGCCAGGAGACCAGAG GAGTGGACCAGCATTTGGTGGTCCTGGTTTCAGTCCTCGATCTGAAGCAGCATTAGTCATCAG GCCAACAGCTAACCTGGATGAGCCAAGGAATGGGCGTAAATCATCTGATGCTTGGCATCCAATGAATCCCGAGTCATTCGGATCGTCTTCCCACTCTAATGGAACAACCTCAACGCTTCCAGTGCCACCTTCATCGCAACAG GGATTCAATCCTTCGATGGCATCACTCTCTTCCTTTGTTGGTCAGCAAGTATCACAGTTGGAGAAGCCACTGATGCCCCCTCAAAACTTCCCTCCACATTTAAAACTGAATACCCAACAGCCTCCAGTTTCCCACCCCCATGCTCTAAATTTGCAATCACCTCTGCAACATTTTGGCCAGCTTCAACTTCCTCAATCTGGAGGTCAAAACATACCATCCCAACAGTTACCTGGACTGGGTGGACAAGCATCCTTGCAGCCTTTAGCCCAGCAAAGTGCCTCTTCCATGGCATTGCAGGCTCCTTTAAGCCTGCAACAACAAGCTATGCCTGCCGCCAATCTTCCACAGTTTGCCACATCTAATGTCACACAGCAGCTTCTTCAGCAGCCTATCCAACAGTTTCCAGCACAACTACCCCAGATGCTGCTTCAGCAGCAAGCCCAAGCTTTACAATCTAGCTTTCAATCATCCCAACAGGCAATTCTCCAACTGCAACAGCAGCTGCAACAAATGCAACAACAGCAGCATGTTTCTGAGTCTACTAAACTGCAG TCTGCATGGACTGGACCACAGTCGTCATCCATTCCTCCTACAACATCTTCCAGCACACCTGCTTCAGTTGTGCCGACAACCACTGCAACTCTTCCAAATTCAGTAAATACGTCTCCTGCAGTTCCGATGACCTGCAACTGGACAGAGCATACCTCTCCTGATGGATTTAAGTACTACTATAACAGTGCTACTCAAGAGAGTAAG TGGGAGAAGCCTGAAGAATTTACACTATttgagcagcagcaacaacatcaGAAATTGCTCTTattgcagcagcaacaacaaaaaCTTTCTTTCCAACAGCTTCCATCACCATCTGATACTCAATCACACACACAGATTCAACCAACCCAGCAAGTTCTGTCGACACAGCAAATGCAACCTCAACTGATGAGGCAACAATCACAAATGCAACCTCTTCAACCTTTACAACTG GATCTGAGTTATGCACAACTAAAGGCTGCTGGTTCTGTTATTGATCCTGCTAAAGTGCAACAG GGGATTTCAGCAGCACAAGAGTGGGCTCTGAAGAACAAACCTGCAG GTTCTTGA